One genomic window of Muntiacus reevesi chromosome 4, mMunRee1.1, whole genome shotgun sequence includes the following:
- the LOC136167429 gene encoding putative olfactory receptor 4A4 codes for MEPRNNVTYFILLGLTQNPEEQKVLLVMFLFFYILTVVGNLLIVVTITVSKTLNSPMYFFLACLSFIDLIYSSSISPRLISDLLLGENTISFQSCMIQLFTEHLLGGSEIILLLVMAYDRYVAICKPLHYLVIMRQRTCIVLLVVSCSGGFLHSVIQLSTVYGLPFCGPNVIDHFSCDMFPLLKLACTNTYVIGILVVANGGLMCIIFFLLLLISYGVILHSLKNLSQEGRWKALQTCGSHITVVVCFFVPCIFMYARPAKTFPIDKSLSVFYAIITPMLNPLIYSLRNSELNNAMKRLLRKNYHINW; via the coding sequence ATGGAACCAAGGAACAATGTAACTTACTTTATCCTACTTGGCCTCACACAGAATCCAGAGGAGCAGAAAGTGCTTTTGGTTATGTTCTTATTCTTCTACATTTTGACCGTGGTGGGAAACCTGCTCATTGTTGTGACTATAACTGTCAGTAAAACCCTGAACTCaccaatgtacttttttcttgcttgttTATCTTTTATAGATTTAATTTATTCCTCTTCAATTTCCCCCAGATTGATTTCAGACTTGCTCCTTGGGGAAAATACCATATCTTTCCAATCCTGTATGATCCAGCTTTTTACTGAGCACCTTTTAGGTGGATCAGAGATCatccttctgctggtgatggcctatgaccggtatgtggccatctgtaagcccctgCATTAtttggtgatcatgaggcagaggaCGTGTATTGTGCTGCTGGTGGTGTCCTGTTCTGGAGGTTTCCTGCACTCAGTAATTCAACTTAGTACCGTTTATGGGCTCCCGTTCTGTGGCCCCAACGTCATTGATCACTTTTCATGTGACATGTTCCCCTTATTGAAGCTGGCCTGTACTAACACCTATGTCATTGGCATCTTAGTTGTGGCCAATGGTGGACTGatgtgcattattttttttttgctcttactCATCTCCTATggagtcatcctgcactctctgaagaacctgagtcaggaagggaggtggaaagccctccagacctgtggttcccacatcactgttgttgtctgcttctttgttccctgtaTCTTCATGTATGCAAGACCTGCTAAGACATTCCCCATTGACAAATCATTGAGTGTGTTTTATGCAATTATAACTCCCATGTTGAACCCATtaatctacagtctaagaaattctgagttgAATAACGCCATGAAGAGGCTTTTGAGAAAAAATTATCATATCAATTGGTAA